Genomic window (Campylobacter sp. RM16704):
CAACAAGAATTTTTTGATTTAAGTCTTTAAAATTATTTTTTAACCACTCATGTATTCCTTGAGCGTATAAAGCAAAAACTAAATATTCATACTCTAAAGCCTTTTTAGTGCTAACAAAATAAGAAAGATCTTTTTTGTGAAAAGAAGTTATCACACATTCATTTTTAATACTCAATGCATCATATAAAGCGCTTCCCCATTTTCCTGCACCGATAACTGCTATTTTCATATTTTAACCAAGTTTTACTTTTAAAATTTCATTCACTTTAGCAGGATTAAACGCACCTTTACCTGCCTTCATTGCTTGACCAACAAAGAAACCAAAAAGCTTATCTTTACCACTTTTATATTCAATTACCTTATCTTCATTATTTGCTAAAATTTCGTCAATAATCTTTTCAATAGCACTATCATCACTTACTTGTTTTAAACCAAGCTTATCAATAGCTTCATCAATTTCAACTTCTGTATTTTCAAACACATAAGCCAATATATCTTTAGCTGCTTTAGCACTAATGACACCTTCTTCTATGCGTTTGATTAATATAGCTAGTTTTTCTTGCTTAATAGGTGAATTTTCTATAGTCAATTCACCTTTTAAAAGCCCCATCAACTCAGTCGTAAGCCAAGTAACACAAAGCTTTGGATTTAATTTTTGAACAATTAAATATTCAAAATACCTACAAAGTTCTAATGAAGAAACAATCACCTCGCTATCACTTTCTTTAATACCTAGTTCACTAACAAATCTAGCTTTTTTTTCATCAGGAAGCTCAGGTATATCTTGACTCAACATTTCATCATCTAAAATCACAGGTAAAAGATCTGGATCTGGAAAATATCTATATTCAGCAGAATCTTCTTTACCCCTCATACTTCTAGTTACTAAATTAACTGTGTCAAACAATCTTGTTTCTTGTATGATTTCTTGATCGTATTTTCCATCTTCCCATGCTTCACTTTGACGTTTTACTTCATACTCAATTGCCCTCTGAATAAAACGAAATGAATTCAAGTTTTTAATCTCCACTCTAGTATAAAGTTTATCATCACCCTTTGGACGAATACTCACATTAGCATCACATCTAAAACTGCCTTCTTGCATATTTGCATCTGAAATATCTAAAAATCTTATAATAGAATGTAATTTTTTCAAATAAGCTACTGCTTCATCAGAACTTCTAAGTTCAGGTTCACTAACGATTTCAAGCAAAGGTATGCCTGCTCTATTTAAATCTACCTTTGAAAAATTACTCTCGTGTATATTTTTTCCTGCATCTTCTTCTAAATGAGCTCTAGTAATACCTATGCGTTTATTTTCTCCATTTACATCAATAAACAATTCGCCGTTTTCCACGATAGGAATGTCAAATTGTGAAATTTGATAAGCTTTTGGTAAATCAGGATAAAAATAATTTTTTCTATTAAAAATACTTTTTTTATTTATAGTTGCATTAACTGCTTTCCCAAATGCTATAGCTTTTTTCACTGCTTCTTGATTTAATACAGGCAAAGCACCTGGTAAAGCTAAACATGTTGGGCATACATTAGTATTTGATTTTTCTCCAAAAGAAGTTGCACATGAGCAAAAGATTTTTGTTTTTGTATTTAATTGTGCATGAACTTCAAGTCCTATAACAACTTCAAACATTAAAATTTTCCTTGATTTTTTTTGTTTATTCTAGCGTTTTTTATTTCAAAAAGAGTTTAAAAAAGAATAAAAGAAGTTTCTTAAAAAAGAAAAAGCAAAAAATATTTCTTGCTTTTTAAAATTCAATGATGCTCATCAACTACAGTTGCACCTGCTAAATAAACATAAGTTAAAATCATAAAAATAAAAGATTGTAAAAATGCCATAAAAGTTAAAAGCATATAAGCAGGCAATGGTGCAACCCAAGGCACAAGAGCTAAAATAACTGCTAAGAATAAATCATCTCCCTTGATATTACCAAATAAACGGAAAGATAAAGAAATAACTCTTGAAAAATGTGAAACAATTTCTATAGGAAACATTAAAGGTGCTAGAATTTTCACAGGCCCCATAAAATGTGCAAAATACTTAAA
Coding sequences:
- the gatB gene encoding Asp-tRNA(Asn)/Glu-tRNA(Gln) amidotransferase subunit GatB; its protein translation is MFEVVIGLEVHAQLNTKTKIFCSCATSFGEKSNTNVCPTCLALPGALPVLNQEAVKKAIAFGKAVNATINKKSIFNRKNYFYPDLPKAYQISQFDIPIVENGELFIDVNGENKRIGITRAHLEEDAGKNIHESNFSKVDLNRAGIPLLEIVSEPELRSSDEAVAYLKKLHSIIRFLDISDANMQEGSFRCDANVSIRPKGDDKLYTRVEIKNLNSFRFIQRAIEYEVKRQSEAWEDGKYDQEIIQETRLFDTVNLVTRSMRGKEDSAEYRYFPDPDLLPVILDDEMLSQDIPELPDEKKARFVSELGIKESDSEVIVSSLELCRYFEYLIVQKLNPKLCVTWLTTELMGLLKGELTIENSPIKQEKLAILIKRIEEGVISAKAAKDILAYVFENTEVEIDEAIDKLGLKQVSDDSAIEKIIDEILANNEDKVIEYKSGKDKLFGFFVGQAMKAGKGAFNPAKVNEILKVKLG